One genomic window of Cygnus atratus isolate AKBS03 ecotype Queensland, Australia chromosome 16, CAtr_DNAZoo_HiC_assembly, whole genome shotgun sequence includes the following:
- the LOC118248826 gene encoding protein FAM83D-A-like, whose product MANLSQCLEEGAGRWPPRPAGLELGLYSEAQRLALEELVAGGPEALRAFLRREQLPPFLSEPEVQAIARGAVPPAAAEEEPPSLGASPAASSLTYFPERSDVEPPALELGWPGFAGGAFRGLTRVEAHFQPGCGESGCGCKEAVRRQIRSARQMIALVMDSFTDTDIFGDLLEACSQRQVKAYILLDQSSFSHFLKMCRDLGVDLEQEKSMRIRNITGNTYYTRSGAKIVGKVREKFMLIDGIRVTTGSYSFTWTDGKLNSSNILILSGPAVAHFDQEFRILYARSKPVSLKEFSSSKKSKVLDQLVRITVASRDLTRENFLRMEFLYLRAFVGNLKRKRNWLHASREAVYVSNNAMHASPPLTKRNGSQVMRPHWIVER is encoded by the exons ATGGCCAACCTGTCGCAGTGCCTGGAGGAGGGCGCCGGGCGCTGGCCGCCGCGCCCGgccgggctggagctggggctgtacAGCGAGGCGCAGCGGCTGGcgctggaggagctggtggcGGGCGGCCCCGAGGCGCTGCGGGCCTTCCTGCGGCGGGAGCAGCTGCCGCCCTTCCTCTCGGAGCCCGAGGTGCAGGCCATCGCGCGGGGCGCCGTGCCGCCCGCCGCGGCCGAGGAGGAGCCGCCGTCGCTCGGCGCCTCGCCGGCCGCCTCCTCGCTCACCTACTTCCCCGAGCGCTCGGACGTGGAGCCGCCGgcgctggagctgggctggccgGGCTTCGCCGGCGGCGCCTTCCGCGGGCTGACGCGGGTGGAGGCGCACTTCCagccgggctgcggggagagCGGCTGCGGCTGCAAGGAGGCGGTGCGGCGGCAGATCCGCTCCGCGCGGCAG ATGATTGCCTTGGTTATGGATTCCTTCACAGATACCGATATTTTCGGAGACCTCTTGGAAGCTTGTAGCCAGCGGCAAGTTAAAGCATATATCCTTCTAGATCAGTCTTCATTTTCccactttctgaaaatgtgcagAGATCTGGGAGTTGACCTTGAACAGGAAAAG tcGATGAGAATTCGAAATATCACTGGGAACACATACTACACAAGGTCAGGTGCTAAAATTGTTGGAAAAGTCCGTGAAAAGTTCATGTTAATCGATGGCATTAGAGTGACAACAGGCTCCTACAG TTTTACATGGACAGATGGGAAGCTGAACAGCAGTAACATTTTGATCCTGTCAGGCCCTGCAGTTGCACACTTTGACCAGGAGTTTCGGATTCTTTATGCACGGTCAAAGCCTGTCAGCCTCAAAGAGTTTTCCAGCAGCAAGAAGAGTAAGGTGTTGGATCAGCTGGTCAGGATAACAGTGGCTTCCAGAGACTTAACCAGGGAAAACTTCCTGAGAATGGAGTTTTTGTATCTTAGAGCATTTGTAGGAAATCTAAAAAGGAAGCGAAACTGGCTGCATGCCTCAAGGGAGGCAGTCTATGTGTCAAATAATGCAATGCATGCTTCTCCGCCACTGACTAAGAGGAATGGCTCTCAAGTTATGAGACCACACTGGATCGTAGAGAGATGA
- the DHX35 gene encoding probable ATP-dependent RNA helicase DHX35 isoform X2, which produces MAAPVGPVKFWRPGTEGPGVSVSEERQSPAESSGVTIIYNPYASLSIEQQRQKLPVFKLRNHILYLVENYQTLVIVGETGCGKSTQIPQYLAEAGWTAEGRVVGVTQPRRVAAVSVAGRVADERGAVLGHEVGYCIRFDDCTDPQATRIKFLTDGMLVREMMADPLLTRYSVLMLDEAHERTLYTDVAIGLLKKIQKKRGDLRLIVASATLDAEKFRDFFNQNDTGDPSKDTSVILTVEGRTFPVDIFYLQSPVPDYVKSTVETAMKIHQMENDGDILAFLTGQEEVETVVSMLIEQARALSRTGMKRHLRVLPMYAGLPYPEQMKVFERVSRNVRKVIVATNVAETSITIHGITFVIDCGFVKLRAYNPKTAIECLVVVPVSKASANQRAGRAGRNRSGKCYRLYTEEDFEKLPKSTIPEMQRSNLAPVILQLKALGIDNVLRFPFLSPPPAQSMVQALELLYALGGLDMHCRLTEPLGIRIAEFPLNPMFAKMLLESGNFGCSQEILTIAAMMQIQNIFMIPPNQKSQAARQHRKFAVEEGDHLTMLNVYEAFVKHSKSSQWCQEHFLNYKGLVRASVVREQLKKLLVRFKVPKKSSEGDPDPVLRCIVSGFFANAAKFHSTGAYRTIRDDHELHIHPTSVLYAEKPPRWVVYNEVIQTAKYYMRDVTAIESAWLLELAPHFYQQGTHLSLKAKRAKVDDH; this is translated from the exons ATGGCGGCGCCCGTGGGGCCGGTGAAGTTCTGGAGGCCGG GCACAGAAGGTCCTGGTGTCAGTGTTTCAGAGGAGAGGCAGAGTCCTGCTGAGAGCAGTGGTGTAACTATCATCTACAATCCTTATGCTTCCCTTTCTATTgaacaacaaagacaaaagctGCCTGTTTTTAAG CTAAGAAATCACATACTTTATCTAGTGGAGAACTATCAAACTCTGGTGATTGTTGGGGAAACAGGATGTGGGAAATCAACGCAAATTCCACAA TACCTAGCAGAAGCTGGCTGGACAGCTGAAGGAAGAGTTGTTGGGGTGACACAGCCTCGTCGagttgctgctgtttca GTCGCAGGCCGAGTTGCTGATGAAAGGGGTGCAGTGTTGGGTCATGAAGTTGGATATTGTATTCGCTTCGATGACTGCACGGATCCCCAGGCTACAAGAATTAAG TTCCTAACTGATGGTATGCTGGTGAGGGAGATGATGGCTGATCCTCTATTAACAAGATACAG TGTTCTCATGCTGGATGAAGCCCATGAAAGGACTCTCTATACAGATGTTGCCATTGGCCTActaaaaaag ATTCAAAAGAAGCGTGGGGATCTTCGACTGATTGTGGCTTCAGCCACCTTGGATGCAGAG aaaTTCAGGGATTTCTTTAATCAAAATGACACCGGTGACCCCAGCAAAGATACCAGTGTGATCCTTACTGTGGAGGGGAGAACGTTTCCAGTGGACATCTTTTACTTACAGAG tcCTGTTCCAGACTACGTAAAATCAACTGTGGAAACTGCAATGAAAATTCACCAGATGGAGAATGATGGTGATATACTGGCATTTTTAACTGGCCAG GAGGAAGTGGAGACTGTTGTTTCAATGCTTATAGAACAGGCTCGGGCCCTTTCTCGTACTGGAATGAAAAGACACCTCCGTGTTCTCCCCATGTATGCTGGGCTGCCTTATCCGGAGCAAATGAAAGTGTTTGAGAGAGTTTCTCGCAATGTCAGGAAG GTGATAGTAGCCACCAACGTTGCTGAGACTTCTATCACAATTCATGGAATTACATTTGTAATTGATTGTGGTTTTGTGAAGCTTCGGGCTTATAATCCAAAAACAGCCATTGAATGCCTCGTGGTGGTACCAGTGTCCAAAGCGTCAGCTAATCAGAGAGCAGGGCGTGCCGGCCGGAACCGCTCTGGAAAATGTTACAGACTTTATACAG AGGAAGACTTTGAGAAGTTGCCGAAGTCCACCATTCCTGAGATGCAGCGCAGTAACCTTGCACCTGTCATCTTGCAGCTGAAGGCTTTGGGAATTGACAACGTGCTCAGGTTCCCCTTTCTTTCA ccacctcctgcacAGTCAATGGTACAAGCTTTGGAATTGCTGTATGCTTTAGGAG GTCTGGATATGCACTGCCGTTTAACAGAGCCTCTTGGAATAAGAATAGCAGAGTTTCCTCTGAATCCTATGTTTGCAAAGATGCTTCTGGAATcag GAAATTTTGGCTGCTCCCAGGAAATTTTAACAATTGCTGCCATGATGCagattcagaatatttttatgatcCCTCCAAATCAAAAATCTCAAGCT gcCAGGCAACACAGAAAGTTTGCTGTGGAAGAAGGTGATCATCTCACTATGCTTAATGTTTATGAAGCCTTTGTGAAA CACAGCAAGAGCTCTCAGTGGTGTCAGGAACACTTTCTAAACTACAAAGGTCTTGTTAGAGCTTCTGTTGTAAGAGAGCAGCTGAAAAAGCTTCTTGTACGTTTTAAAGTGCCAAAGAAGTCCAGTGAAG gtgATCCAGATCCTGTTTTGAGATGCATAGTTTCTGGATTCTTTGCTAACGCAGCTAAATTCCACTCTACCGGTGCTTACAG GACTATCCGTGATGACCACGAGCTTCATATCCACCCCACTTCAGTGTTGTATGCGGAGAAACCTCCACGCTG gGTAGTCTACAATGAAGTCATACAGACTGCCAAATACTACATGAGAGATGTGACTGCCATTGAATCAGCATGGCTCTTGGAACTGGCACCTCATTTTTACCAGCAAGGAACG catCTTTCCTTGAAAGCAAAAAGAGCTAAAGTGGATGACCACTGA
- the DHX35 gene encoding probable ATP-dependent RNA helicase DHX35 isoform X1 codes for MAAPVGPVKFWRPGTEGPGVSVSEERQSPAESSGVTIIYNPYASLSIEQQRQKLPVFKLRNHILYLVENYQTLVIVGETGCGKSTQIPQYLAEAGWTAEGRVVGVTQPRRVAAVSVAGRVADERGAVLGHEVGYCIRFDDCTDPQATRIKFLTDGMLVREMMADPLLTRYSVLMLDEAHERTLYTDVAIGLLKKIQKKRGDLRLIVASATLDAEKFRDFFNQNDTGDPSKDTSVILTVEGRTFPVDIFYLQSPVPDYVKSTVETAMKIHQMENDGDILAFLTGQEEVETVVSMLIEQARALSRTGMKRHLRVLPMYAGLPYPEQMKVFERVSRNVRKVIVATNVAETSITIHGITFVIDCGFVKLRAYNPKTAIECLVVVPVSKASANQRAGRAGRNRSGKCYRLYTEEDFEKLPKSTIPEMQRSNLAPVILQLKALGIDNVLRFPFLSPPPAQSMVQALELLYALGGLDMHCRLTEPLGIRIAEFPLNPMFAKMLLESGNFGCSQEILTIAAMMQIQNIFMIPPNQKSQAARQHRKFAVEEGDHLTMLNVYEAFVKHSKSSQWCQEHFLNYKGLVRASVVREQLKKLLVRFKVPKKSSEGDPDPVLRCIVSGFFANAAKFHSTGAYRTIRDDHELHIHPTSVLYAEKPPRWVVYNEVIQTAKYYMRDVTAIESAWLLELAPHFYQQGTVRNRHKAQTHLSLKAKRAKVDDH; via the exons ATGGCGGCGCCCGTGGGGCCGGTGAAGTTCTGGAGGCCGG GCACAGAAGGTCCTGGTGTCAGTGTTTCAGAGGAGAGGCAGAGTCCTGCTGAGAGCAGTGGTGTAACTATCATCTACAATCCTTATGCTTCCCTTTCTATTgaacaacaaagacaaaagctGCCTGTTTTTAAG CTAAGAAATCACATACTTTATCTAGTGGAGAACTATCAAACTCTGGTGATTGTTGGGGAAACAGGATGTGGGAAATCAACGCAAATTCCACAA TACCTAGCAGAAGCTGGCTGGACAGCTGAAGGAAGAGTTGTTGGGGTGACACAGCCTCGTCGagttgctgctgtttca GTCGCAGGCCGAGTTGCTGATGAAAGGGGTGCAGTGTTGGGTCATGAAGTTGGATATTGTATTCGCTTCGATGACTGCACGGATCCCCAGGCTACAAGAATTAAG TTCCTAACTGATGGTATGCTGGTGAGGGAGATGATGGCTGATCCTCTATTAACAAGATACAG TGTTCTCATGCTGGATGAAGCCCATGAAAGGACTCTCTATACAGATGTTGCCATTGGCCTActaaaaaag ATTCAAAAGAAGCGTGGGGATCTTCGACTGATTGTGGCTTCAGCCACCTTGGATGCAGAG aaaTTCAGGGATTTCTTTAATCAAAATGACACCGGTGACCCCAGCAAAGATACCAGTGTGATCCTTACTGTGGAGGGGAGAACGTTTCCAGTGGACATCTTTTACTTACAGAG tcCTGTTCCAGACTACGTAAAATCAACTGTGGAAACTGCAATGAAAATTCACCAGATGGAGAATGATGGTGATATACTGGCATTTTTAACTGGCCAG GAGGAAGTGGAGACTGTTGTTTCAATGCTTATAGAACAGGCTCGGGCCCTTTCTCGTACTGGAATGAAAAGACACCTCCGTGTTCTCCCCATGTATGCTGGGCTGCCTTATCCGGAGCAAATGAAAGTGTTTGAGAGAGTTTCTCGCAATGTCAGGAAG GTGATAGTAGCCACCAACGTTGCTGAGACTTCTATCACAATTCATGGAATTACATTTGTAATTGATTGTGGTTTTGTGAAGCTTCGGGCTTATAATCCAAAAACAGCCATTGAATGCCTCGTGGTGGTACCAGTGTCCAAAGCGTCAGCTAATCAGAGAGCAGGGCGTGCCGGCCGGAACCGCTCTGGAAAATGTTACAGACTTTATACAG AGGAAGACTTTGAGAAGTTGCCGAAGTCCACCATTCCTGAGATGCAGCGCAGTAACCTTGCACCTGTCATCTTGCAGCTGAAGGCTTTGGGAATTGACAACGTGCTCAGGTTCCCCTTTCTTTCA ccacctcctgcacAGTCAATGGTACAAGCTTTGGAATTGCTGTATGCTTTAGGAG GTCTGGATATGCACTGCCGTTTAACAGAGCCTCTTGGAATAAGAATAGCAGAGTTTCCTCTGAATCCTATGTTTGCAAAGATGCTTCTGGAATcag GAAATTTTGGCTGCTCCCAGGAAATTTTAACAATTGCTGCCATGATGCagattcagaatatttttatgatcCCTCCAAATCAAAAATCTCAAGCT gcCAGGCAACACAGAAAGTTTGCTGTGGAAGAAGGTGATCATCTCACTATGCTTAATGTTTATGAAGCCTTTGTGAAA CACAGCAAGAGCTCTCAGTGGTGTCAGGAACACTTTCTAAACTACAAAGGTCTTGTTAGAGCTTCTGTTGTAAGAGAGCAGCTGAAAAAGCTTCTTGTACGTTTTAAAGTGCCAAAGAAGTCCAGTGAAG gtgATCCAGATCCTGTTTTGAGATGCATAGTTTCTGGATTCTTTGCTAACGCAGCTAAATTCCACTCTACCGGTGCTTACAG GACTATCCGTGATGACCACGAGCTTCATATCCACCCCACTTCAGTGTTGTATGCGGAGAAACCTCCACGCTG gGTAGTCTACAATGAAGTCATACAGACTGCCAAATACTACATGAGAGATGTGACTGCCATTGAATCAGCATGGCTCTTGGAACTGGCACCTCATTTTTACCAGCAAGGAACGGTACGGAATCGGCATAAAGCCCAAACG catCTTTCCTTGAAAGCAAAAAGAGCTAAAGTGGATGACCACTGA